A window of Clostridium sp. Marseille-P299 contains these coding sequences:
- a CDS encoding DHH family phosphoesterase: MTKLDELMKCIHNDHVYIQMHNFPDQDAIASARGLQYLLESKGKVATIVYHGIIDKENTIMMINLLNIKLIPIEYIQFNTNDEIILVDGQKGNINMHGLKGNVIACIDHHKKQNTDCYLYHDIQSNAGACSSIIASYYKENNIEIPVDIATALVYGQRIDTTFMTRNVSEIDIDMFYFLYKVANHSQLRRFDTSTMNVNNLENYQNAISNLRIYGYVGISNVGNDCSEAMIGSISDFLLTLSEIEFTLLYSYRAGGLKFSIRCTWDTIDVSEIINHALEGYGEGGGHSDMAAGFIPQIATEHEAMEIAKIIEQRVVELINAQIKAEQMNMQI, translated from the coding sequence ATGACAAAATTAGATGAGCTTATGAAATGTATTCATAATGATCATGTCTATATACAAATGCACAACTTCCCAGACCAAGATGCAATTGCAAGCGCTAGAGGCTTACAATATCTTTTAGAATCAAAGGGAAAAGTTGCAACAATTGTTTATCACGGCATTATCGATAAAGAGAATACTATCATGATGATTAATTTATTAAATATAAAGCTCATTCCAATTGAATATATTCAATTTAATACGAATGACGAAATTATACTTGTTGATGGACAAAAGGGAAATATTAATATGCATGGTTTAAAAGGTAATGTAATTGCTTGTATTGACCATCATAAAAAACAAAATACAGATTGCTATTTATATCATGATATTCAAAGTAATGCAGGTGCTTGCTCCTCCATCATTGCAAGCTACTATAAAGAAAATAATATAGAAATACCTGTGGATATTGCTACTGCTTTAGTATATGGACAGCGTATCGATACCACATTCATGACACGTAATGTATCAGAAATTGACATTGATATGTTTTACTTCTTATATAAAGTAGCGAATCACAGTCAACTCCGTAGATTCGATACAAGCACTATGAATGTTAACAATTTAGAAAATTATCAAAATGCAATCTCTAACTTAAGAATCTATGGCTACGTAGGTATATCAAATGTTGGAAATGATTGTTCAGAAGCGATGATTGGAAGTATTTCTGACTTCTTGTTAACACTCTCAGAAATCGAGTTTACATTGCTTTATTCTTATCGTGCAGGTGGTTTAAAGTTTTCAATTCGCTGTACCTGGGACACAATTGATGTATCCGAAATTATTAACCATGCTTTAGAAGGCTACGGTGAAGGTGGTGGCCATTCAGATATGGCAGCTGGTTTTATCCCACAGATAGCGACCGAGCATGAAGCTATGGAAATTGCAAAAATTATAGAGCAACGTGTGGTTGAATTAATTAATGCTCAAATAAAAGCAGAACAAATGAATATGCAAATTTAA
- the gatB gene encoding Asp-tRNA(Asn)/Glu-tRNA(Gln) amidotransferase subunit GatB: MKSYETVIGLEVHVELATKTKIFCGCTTQFGSDPNTHCCPVCTGMPGTLPVLNKKVVEYAIAAGLATNCKITQKCKFDRKNYFYPDLPKAYQVSQLYLPICKDGHIEIEVDGVKKKIGIHEIHMEEDAGKLIHDPWEDATLVDYNRCGVPLIEIVSEPDMRSADEVIAYLEKLKLILQYLGVSDCKMQEGSLRADINLSVREVGAKEFGTRTEMKNMNSFKAIARAIEGERKRQIEVLEYGKKVIQETRRWDDNKDTSFAMRSKEDAQDYRYFPEPDLVPIEISDEWLKEIKDKEPELRDAKMLRYEREYDIPEYDASIITGSKRLADIFEATVAICNKPKEVSNWLMVETMRLLKEVEIDAEDLSLSPEKLAELIQLIDEGKINRTVAKEVFEQIFKNDVNPKQYVIEHGLVMVNDDGVLRETILKVMEANPQSIADFKAGKEKALGFIVGQTMKEMKGKANPGKINEIIKELL, encoded by the coding sequence ATGAAATCATATGAAACAGTAATAGGATTGGAAGTTCACGTAGAACTAGCAACGAAAACAAAGATATTCTGTGGATGTACGACACAGTTTGGAAGCGATCCAAATACGCATTGCTGCCCTGTTTGTACAGGAATGCCAGGTACCTTACCTGTTTTAAATAAAAAAGTTGTTGAATATGCAATTGCAGCTGGGCTTGCAACGAATTGCAAAATCACACAAAAATGTAAATTTGATCGTAAAAATTATTTTTACCCAGACCTTCCAAAGGCATATCAGGTTTCACAACTTTACTTACCAATATGTAAAGATGGACATATTGAAATTGAAGTGGATGGAGTGAAAAAGAAAATTGGAATTCATGAAATTCATATGGAAGAAGATGCAGGTAAATTAATTCATGATCCATGGGAAGATGCTACCTTAGTTGATTATAATCGTTGTGGTGTCCCTCTAATTGAAATTGTTAGTGAACCAGATATGCGGTCTGCAGATGAGGTTATTGCTTATCTTGAAAAACTAAAGCTAATCTTACAGTACCTTGGAGTTTCAGACTGTAAAATGCAAGAAGGTTCATTACGTGCAGATATCAACCTTTCTGTAAGAGAAGTTGGTGCAAAAGAATTTGGAACACGTACAGAAATGAAGAATATGAACTCATTTAAGGCAATTGCAAGAGCGATTGAAGGCGAGAGAAAACGCCAAATTGAAGTATTGGAATATGGCAAGAAAGTAATTCAAGAAACAAGACGATGGGATGATAATAAAGATACTAGCTTTGCAATGCGTAGTAAGGAAGATGCGCAAGATTATCGCTATTTCCCAGAGCCAGACCTAGTGCCAATTGAAATCAGTGATGAGTGGTTAAAAGAAATTAAGGATAAAGAACCAGAGCTTAGAGATGCGAAGATGCTTCGCTATGAAAGGGAGTATGATATTCCTGAATATGATGCTAGTATAATTACTGGATCAAAAAGATTAGCAGATATATTTGAAGCTACGGTTGCCATCTGTAATAAACCAAAAGAGGTATCAAACTGGCTTATGGTAGAGACAATGCGTTTATTAAAAGAAGTGGAAATAGATGCAGAAGACTTATCCCTTAGTCCAGAAAAGTTAGCAGAGTTGATTCAGTTAATTGACGAGGGTAAAATAAACCGTACAGTTGCAAAAGAAGTATTTGAGCAAATATTTAAAAATGATGTTAATCCGAAGCAATACGTTATAGAGCATGGACTTGTAATGGTTAATGATGATGGAGTATTGCGTGAAACAATTCTTAAAGTAATGGAAGCAAATCCGCAATCCATAGCAGATTTTAAGGCTGGAAAAGAAAAAGCGCTTGGATTTATTGTTGGTCAGACGATGAAAGAGATGAAGGGGAAAGCGAACCCTGGCAAGATTAACGAAATTATAAAAGAATTATTATAG